Proteins encoded together in one Hevea brasiliensis isolate MT/VB/25A 57/8 chromosome 16, ASM3005281v1, whole genome shotgun sequence window:
- the LOC110666917 gene encoding phosphatidylglycerophosphate phosphatase 1, chloroplastic/mitochondrial produces the protein MLCANVAPLPNYSCPIPASPHILPCRSHHRLKSNSVSLPKSRSHSKNISSLTLLTASNCNHKDQDNHHTSKSTSYSHPRYSLSLFDQFRSFIDSNSITDQNPKTRNQEQGEKKEEKQDSRIKKPKRLFTNMWWVDLKAALGQRINVEGIVSSMAVLVKEQHLALPHVAVRDIRYIDWAELHKRGFKGVVFDKDNTITVPYTLTLWGPLGLSIEQCKSVFGNDLAVFSNSAGLYEYDHDGSKARALEKAIGIKVIRHRVKKPAGTAEEIEQHFGCKSSELIMVGDRPFTDVVYGNRNGFLTILTEPLSVAEEPFIVRQVRKLEVSLTNYWFRRGLKPISHSLLIDAEQCIKDPPPL, from the exons ATGCTTTGCGCTAATGTCGCTCCCTTGCCCAACTACAGTTGCCCCATCCCAGCTTCTCCTCACATCCTTCCCTGTCGTTCCCATCACAGACTAAAATCTAATTCTGTTTCCCTTCCTAAATCCCGCAGTCACTCCAAAAACATCTCTTCCCTCACTCTCCTTACCGCAAGCAATTGCAATCACAAAGACCAAGACAATCACCATACCAGCAAAAGCACAAGCTACTCACATCCAAGATACAGTCTTTCTTTATTTGATCAATTCCGATCTTTCATTGACAGTAACTCCATcactgaccaaaacccaaaaacccgaAACCAAGAACAAGgagagaaaaaggaagaaaaacaAGATTCCCGTATCAAGAAACCCAAACGACTTTTCACAAACATGTGGTGGGTAGATTTGAAAGCGGCGTTGGGCCAACGAATCAACGTTGAAGGGATTGTTTCTTCGATGGCAGTGTTGGTTAAAGAGCAGCATTTGGCTCTCCCGCACGTAGCAGTGCGTGATATAAGGTACATTGATTGGGCAGAGCTGCATAAAAGAGGTTTTAAGGGTGTTGTCTTTGATAAGGATAATACAATCACAGTGCCTTACACTTTGACACTGTGGGGTCCTCTTGGTTTATCGATAGAGCAGTGTAAATCGGTTTTTGGCAATGATCTGGCTGTGTTTAGTAACTCAGCTG GCCTATACGAGTATGATCATGATGGTTCCAAAGCCAGGGCACTCGAGAAGGCAATTGGGATCAAAGTCATAAGGCATA GGGTTAAGAAACCAGCTGGAACAGCTGAAGAAATCGAACAGCACTTTGGGTGTAAATCATCGGAACTTATCATG GTAGGTGATCGACCCTTCACAGATGTCGTTTATGGAAACCGGAATGGCTTTTTGACCATATTAACAGAGCCATTGAGTGTTGCTGAGGAGCCATTCATCGTTAGGCAG GTGAGGAAACTAGAAGTGTCACTCACCAACTATTGGTTTCGAAGAGGATTGAAGCCAATTAGTCACAGTCTACTGATAGATGCTGAGCAATGCATAAAAGATCCGCCACCTTTGTAA
- the LOC110635096 gene encoding uncharacterized protein LOC110635096, whose translation MEEFSNGQIEVAQKVETDEEDNRGVAKEFEELKPEVESVREIVVDRNSESFKETHDVLSSDSSNGPEEEAEAKDQSLSAKDSGTLEEEVKKDVTDIIIESAESIVPLPQVLSSTTETSIEKSQEPDVTEVEQKEIEVKIFPSSNETNEKTTLDETDGGVSEVVSDGSKETRLPSSDDKRDLSAIATDRVSEGVEEAKVIALEENTGEPSGFVDKESEENTDDSLKPSNNATIVGSSDGFPESKGNPHVTSLSQRTLQRTSWRSCCGLFEVLRRSNR comes from the exons ATGGAGGAGTTCTCAAATGGGCAAATTGAGGTGGCCCAGAAAGTGGAAACAGATGAAGAAGACAACAGAGGAGTTgccaaagaatttgaggaactgaAACCTGAAGTTGAATCTGTGAGAGAAATTGTTGTTGATAGGAATTCTGAGTCTTTCAAAGAAACTCATGATGTGCTGAGTTCTGATAGCAGCAACGGTCCAGAGGAAGAGGCGGAAGCTAAAGATCAGAGTCTTTCAGCAAAGGATTCAGGGACATTAGAGGAGGAGGTGAAGAAAGATGTTACTGACATCATAATCGAGTCAGCTGAGTCTATTGTGCCTTTGCCACAAGTACTCTCTTCGACTACAGAAACATCAATTGAGAAATCACAGGAGCCTGATGTGACTGAAGTGGAAcaaaaagaaattgaagtgaaaatCTTCCCGTCTTCGAATGAGACCAATGAGAAGACAACTCTGGATGAGACTGATGGAGGTGTATCTGAAGTGGTGTCAGATGGATCTAAGGAAACAAGGCTGCCATCTTCTGATGATAAACGTGATTTATCTGCAATTGCAACAGATAGGGTATCAGAAGGAGTTGAGGAAGCAAAAGTGATAGCTTTGGAGGAGAACACTGGGGAGCCCTCTGGCTTTGTTGATAAAGAATCCGAGGAAAATACTGATGATTCACTGAAGCCATCAAACAATGCTACTATTGTTGGCAGTAGTGATGGTTTCCCTGAGAGCAAAGGAAATCCA CATGTTACATCTCTTAGTCAGCGCACCCTGCAAC